One part of the Candidatus Paceibacter sp. genome encodes these proteins:
- a CDS encoding TVP38/TMEM64 family protein: protein MRKINKKELAAFAGLIAVFVFSSYFSLKYSKELKELVYLQGIWGMLAYVALEVASIVILPLTTLPLLPVAVVFWGSLVAGILSVTGWMIGGFLAFKIARRYGKPVVSKLVNHDRIERIEKMIPTEHVFWVIVFLRMSLPVDILSYVLGLFGNISLRTYILATFIGIVPFAFIYSYSVNLPTWYQIITMGFSLGVVFLGYNRGRSKYKN from the coding sequence ATGAGAAAAATCAACAAAAAAGAGCTGGCGGCTTTTGCTGGGCTTATCGCCGTGTTCGTTTTTTCTTCTTATTTTTCGCTGAAGTATTCCAAAGAACTTAAAGAGCTAGTTTATTTGCAGGGAATCTGGGGGATGCTGGCGTATGTCGCTTTGGAGGTTGCGTCAATAGTAATCTTGCCACTGACGACCTTGCCGCTGCTTCCGGTGGCGGTGGTATTTTGGGGCAGCCTTGTCGCCGGAATCTTAAGCGTGACGGGCTGGATGATCGGAGGTTTTTTAGCTTTCAAAATCGCCAGGAGATACGGAAAACCTGTCGTTTCAAAACTTGTAAACCACGACCGGATAGAGAGAATAGAAAAGATGATTCCGACTGAGCATGTTTTTTGGGTTATTGTTTTTTTAAGAATGTCTTTGCCGGTGGATATATTGAGTTATGTGCTGGGGCTCTTCGGTAATATTTCACTAAGGACTTATATACTGGCCACTTTTATCGGCATTGTGCCGTTCGCGTTTATTTATTCTTATTCTGTTAATCTGCCGACCTGGTACCAGATTATAACGATGGGATTTTCTTTGGGCGTAGTATTTTTGGGCTACAACAGGGGACGGTCAAAATATAAAAATTAA
- the queA gene encoding tRNA preQ1(34) S-adenosylmethionine ribosyltransferase-isomerase QueA: MNDTDFQKILDAYDYQYPKELIAQSPASPRDSARLMIYNRKSDKVFFDIFANTTEYLPEKSLLVFNQTKVVPARLICRKETGGKIVLLYIGQNGDNLKFLSDRKIEISSKIFLTSKLFFTVAGQSEKFYFLRPSFPADEIFSVLQRYGKTPLPPYIKETLLKEKELREKYQAIFAKQTGSVAAPTASLHFTQSLLDKIKKSGHNIEFITLHVGLGTFAPLMEENIATGKLHQEYFEISESAADAINKAKEEGWPIIAVGSTVTRALEAKSDANGVLISGCGQTDIFIREGYKFKIVDGLITNFHVPRSSLLMLISAFAGRKNTLELYQKAIRQKFHLFSFGDGMMIL; the protein is encoded by the coding sequence ATGAACGATACGGATTTTCAAAAAATTTTAGACGCTTACGATTATCAATATCCGAAAGAACTTATCGCCCAATCCCCCGCTTCTCCGCGCGACAGCGCCAGACTTATGATTTACAACCGTAAGTCGGATAAAGTCTTTTTTGACATTTTTGCCAACACAACCGAGTATCTGCCCGAAAAATCTCTGCTGGTTTTCAACCAGACCAAAGTCGTGCCCGCAAGGCTCATTTGCCGTAAAGAAACCGGCGGGAAAATCGTCCTTTTGTACATTGGCCAAAACGGCGATAACTTGAAATTTTTGTCCGACCGGAAAATTGAAATCAGCTCAAAAATTTTCCTGACTTCAAAATTATTTTTTACGGTCGCGGGGCAAAGCGAAAAATTTTATTTTTTAAGACCGTCTTTTCCGGCGGATGAAATTTTCAGCGTTCTGCAAAGATACGGCAAAACTCCCTTGCCGCCCTACATAAAAGAAACACTGCTTAAAGAAAAAGAATTGCGGGAAAAGTATCAGGCGATATTCGCCAAGCAGACCGGTTCCGTGGCGGCCCCGACCGCTTCTTTGCATTTCACCCAAAGTTTATTGGACAAAATAAAAAAATCCGGACACAACATTGAGTTTATAACTTTGCACGTCGGACTTGGTACTTTTGCTCCGCTAATGGAAGAAAATATCGCGACCGGAAAGCTGCATCAGGAATATTTTGAAATAAGCGAGAGCGCCGCCGACGCGATAAACAAGGCTAAAGAAGAAGGCTGGCCAATTATCGCCGTAGGCAGTACCGTGACCAGAGCTTTGGAAGCAAAATCTGATGCTAATGGAGTTTTGATTTCAGGCTGCGGCCAGACCGATATTTTTATCCGCGAAGGTTATAAGTTTAAAATCGTAGACGGACTTATCACCAACTTCCACGTCCCCCGTTCCAGTCTTCTGATGCTCATTTCCGCCTTCGCCGGACGCAAAAATACTTTAGAACTGTACCAAAAAGCCATCCGCCAAAAATTCCACCTGTTCTCCTTCGGCGACGGAATGATGATTTTGTAG
- a CDS encoding 16S rRNA (uracil(1498)-N(3))-methyltransferase, translating into MRLHRFIGNFDLSKKEVSINDADFINQAKNVLRLRAGDEIILCDGNMNETTARFAELGSLASKLEILKVYRNENEPENYAHLYCPILKKENFELAAQKAVEVGVKEITPIITARTIKLGLNYERLNKIIKEAAEQSGRGILSKLNKASDFEKSVDEAKNKNDLNLFFQTGYSLILQKNADRPKNTECHIGIFVGPEGGWADEEVKTAQSAGFTFAGLGKTVLRAETAAVVASYVAVNIQ; encoded by the coding sequence ATGCGCTTGCATCGATTCATCGGAAATTTTGATTTATCAAAAAAAGAAGTGTCAATTAATGACGCCGATTTTATCAATCAGGCGAAAAATGTTTTGCGGCTTAGGGCGGGCGATGAAATTATTTTATGCGACGGAAATATGAACGAGACAACGGCCCGCTTTGCTGAACTTGGAAGCTTAGCTTCCAAGTTGGAGATTTTGAAAGTTTATAGAAACGAAAACGAGCCGGAAAATTACGCCCATCTCTATTGCCCCATTTTGAAGAAAGAGAATTTTGAATTGGCGGCACAGAAAGCAGTGGAAGTCGGGGTAAAAGAAATAACGCCGATTATCACGGCAAGAACGATAAAACTTGGCCTGAATTACGAACGGCTAAATAAAATCATTAAAGAAGCAGCTGAACAATCCGGCCGCGGAATTTTGTCGAAACTTAACAAAGCGTCTGACTTTGAAAAGTCTGTTGATGAAGCAAAAAATAAAAACGACTTAAATTTATTTTTCCAAACTGGCTATAGTCTTATTCTGCAAAAAAATGCCGATCGGCCTAAAAATACAGAATGCCATATCGGAATTTTTGTGGGGCCGGAAGGAGGTTGGGCGGACGAAGAAGTAAAAACAGCCCAATCTGCCGGATTTACATTTGCCGGATTGGGTAAAACTGTTTTAAGGGCGGAAACGGCGGCCGTCGTTGCCAGCTACGTTGCCGTAAACATCCAATGA
- a CDS encoding RtcB family protein, whose product MFSKNNLIKIHDWLWEIPLGARPGMKVPARIYATEKMLVEVVRDRSLEQLVNVSTLPGIQKYAIAMPDIHEGYGFPIGGVAAFDAESGVISPGGIGYDINCGVRLLISQIPAKDLEVKKHELARAIYKEVPSGVGKGGILDLRGKELDAVLEGGAKRMAEMGYGASEDLKHTESEGRLEQASAVLVSAQAKARGADQLGTMGAGNHFVEVEAVEKIFDKAEADRLGVFEGQAAVLIHTGSRGLGHQIATDYIKVMLAAAQKYGIALADKELACAPFKSDEGQRYFKAMCAGANFAWANRQLITYEVRQAWKKVFGDGGKLDILYDVAHNIAKVENYKINGKEKTMVMHRKGATRAFPNQPVIIPGSMGTGSYLLIGQEKALEESFGSSCHGAGRRMSRHQAKREISGSALKQELENEGIVVAAGSMSGLAEEAPTAYKDVDEVVDVVHNAGIAKKVAKMKPLAVVKG is encoded by the coding sequence ATGTTCAGCAAAAATAATCTTATCAAAATTCACGACTGGCTTTGGGAAATACCGCTGGGCGCGAGGCCGGGAATGAAGGTTCCGGCCCGAATTTACGCTACGGAAAAGATGCTTGTCGAGGTTGTCCGCGACCGGTCATTGGAACAATTAGTAAATGTTTCCACTTTGCCTGGTATCCAAAAATACGCCATCGCCATGCCGGACATCCATGAGGGCTACGGTTTCCCTATCGGCGGCGTGGCGGCGTTTGACGCGGAAAGTGGAGTGATATCACCTGGCGGCATCGGTTACGACATAAACTGCGGGGTCCGCTTGCTTATTTCTCAAATTCCAGCAAAAGATTTGGAAGTAAAAAAACACGAACTGGCTCGGGCGATTTACAAAGAAGTTCCCTCCGGCGTGGGCAAAGGCGGGATTTTGGATTTAAGAGGAAAAGAGTTGGACGCGGTTCTGGAAGGCGGCGCCAAAAGAATGGCGGAGATGGGCTACGGCGCGTCGGAAGACCTAAAACATACAGAATCGGAGGGTCGTCTTGAACAAGCTTCCGCTGTGCTGGTGTCTGCTCAAGCTAAGGCGCGCGGCGCCGACCAACTCGGCACAATGGGCGCGGGCAACCACTTCGTGGAAGTGGAGGCGGTGGAGAAAATTTTTGACAAAGCCGAGGCGGACAGGCTGGGTGTTTTTGAAGGGCAAGCGGCAGTTTTAATCCACACCGGTTCGCGCGGGCTGGGCCATCAAATAGCCACTGATTACATAAAAGTAATGCTGGCGGCGGCGCAAAAATACGGCATCGCTTTGGCCGACAAAGAACTGGCCTGCGCGCCGTTTAAGTCGGATGAAGGTCAGAGATATTTTAAAGCGATGTGCGCCGGCGCCAACTTCGCCTGGGCCAACCGCCAGCTCATTACTTACGAAGTAAGGCAGGCGTGGAAAAAAGTTTTCGGCGACGGGGGCAAGTTGGATATTCTTTACGACGTGGCGCACAACATCGCCAAGGTGGAAAATTATAAAATCAACGGGAAAGAAAAAACGATGGTAATGCACCGCAAGGGCGCTACCCGAGCCTTTCCCAATCAGCCGGTTATTATTCCCGGCAGTATGGGCACCGGCTCTTATTTGCTTATCGGTCAGGAAAAAGCGCTGGAAGAAAGTTTCGGCTCGTCCTGCCACGGCGCCGGCCGAAGAATGTCGCGCCATCAGGCCAAGCGAGAAATAAGCGGTTCCGCGCTCAAACAAGAATTGGAAAATGAAGGCATTGTCGTGGCGGCCGGCTCAATGTCTGGCCTCGCCGAAGAAGCGCCGACGGCTTATAAAGACGTTGACGAAGTGGTGGATGTGGTTCACAATGCCGGCATCGCCAAAAAAGTGGCCAAAATGAAGCCGCTGGCGGTGGTAAAAGGATAA
- the thpR gene encoding RNA 2',3'-cyclic phosphodiesterase → MKRIFIAIPIPEDSQKEILDWINSKTELQKLPVRWLAGKNLHLTLVPPWRENDIESTTDKLKDAIKNFQPFEIEFARVRFGSNKNNPRLIWAEGVANTVLTEMKEKLENVFGVKNENRPWLPHLTMARFKPEDFGGFPIKNLDEKISWKVKTDNVVIMESKLSPNGADYEILRRALF, encoded by the coding sequence ATGAAAAGAATTTTTATCGCCATACCAATTCCGGAAGATTCGCAAAAAGAAATTTTGGATTGGATAAATTCCAAAACGGAACTGCAAAAACTACCAGTCCGATGGCTGGCCGGGAAAAATCTGCATCTTACTCTTGTTCCGCCATGGCGGGAAAACGATATTGAATCCACCACTGATAAACTAAAAGATGCTATAAAAAATTTCCAGCCTTTTGAAATAGAATTTGCGAGAGTGCGCTTCGGCTCGAACAAAAATAATCCTCGTTTAATATGGGCGGAGGGAGTTGCAAACACGGTTTTGACTGAAATGAAAGAAAAACTGGAAAATGTTTTCGGAGTTAAAAACGAAAACCGCCCCTGGCTGCCCCATCTCACCATGGCTCGCTTCAAGCCGGAAGATTTTGGCGGCTTTCCTATTAAAAACCTGGACGAAAAAATCTCCTGGAAAGTAAAGACGGACAACGTGGTTATAATGGAATCAAAACTTTCTCCAAACGGGGCGGATTATGAAATTTTACGGAGAGCATTGTTTTGA
- a CDS encoding archease — MPYEILSHTADLRLKIQASSLKELFGEALLAVADVLSEKRKTGKPIIRKVSVSAQDKTSLLVDFLNEVLAMSQINKEVYTKVNFLDFSETRLEAEIEGFKVGGFDEDIKAITYHEAEIKQNKESQWETVLVFDI; from the coding sequence ATGCCGTACGAAATTTTATCCCATACCGCCGATTTAAGGCTTAAAATACAAGCCAGCAGCCTTAAAGAGCTTTTTGGCGAGGCTTTGCTGGCGGTTGCGGATGTTTTGAGCGAAAAACGAAAAACCGGAAAGCCAATTATCAGAAAAGTTTCCGTATCCGCGCAAGACAAAACATCTTTACTTGTTGATTTTTTAAACGAGGTTTTGGCGATGTCGCAAATAAACAAGGAGGTTTACACAAAAGTTAATTTCTTGGATTTTTCCGAAACTCGTCTTGAGGCGGAAATTGAAGGATTTAAAGTCGGCGGATTTGACGAAGATATAAAGGCGATAACCTATCACGAAGCTGAAATAAAGCAAAATAAAGAAAGTCAGTGGGAAACGGTTTTAGTTTTTGATATATGA
- the argS gene encoding arginine--tRNA ligase, whose amino-acid sequence MKGESPQSFFESVKKEAQKSIEKTKKRIAKEISGGKFRSLNDYAAEKIRNDIFEAIKDSVKVMPENISPELPPAHIAADLSLPIFELAKAIGKNPAALAAEIAGLINNAKQNFISKAETAGPFVNLFLNKKKVYSLAAAQPAKFKEKFGQSDANAGKAVLLDYSGPNIAKPIGVGHLRSTVIGQALANIYKATGCSVIKDNHLGDWGTQFGKLVYAYKKWGDKKKIAQDPIRELNNLYVKFHEEAEKNPKLEDEARAIFKKMEEGDEKLLRLWKKFRKISLAEFKKVYKKLGVSFDTYIGESYFAKETDKIIEECLDKKLAKIDSETKAVAVEGLDGLPSFLLRKKDDSGLYITRDLATLIFRMEVFEPDEILYVVGEEQSLHFKQLFALAKTLGYTDGAKAKHIGFGLVLSGGEKMSTRKGTLIELEELMKQSVEKSKEILRQKNRELSEKEIEEISEIVGVGAVIYNDLRQSRQNNISFDWERMLDFEGGSAAYLQYTYARINSIIRKVGYPDHQGDALMSKRRLDGKISNPVFEKDSEFALAKKMMFFPRVILSAQKRDAPHLIAVYLEELAQLFNHFYNEVSIIGTENAKLRASRITLVKSVAAVIKNGLALLNIKTAERI is encoded by the coding sequence ATGAAAGGCGAATCTCCACAATCTTTTTTTGAGTCCGTAAAAAAAGAGGCTCAAAAATCCATAGAAAAAACCAAAAAAAGAATCGCTAAAGAAATTTCCGGCGGGAAGTTTCGCTCTTTAAACGACTACGCCGCGGAAAAAATAAGAAACGATATTTTTGAGGCGATAAAAGATTCCGTGAAGGTTATGCCGGAAAATATTTCTCCGGAACTTCCGCCGGCGCACATTGCCGCCGATTTGAGCTTGCCTATTTTTGAGCTCGCCAAAGCAATCGGCAAAAATCCAGCCGCGTTGGCGGCAGAAATCGCCGGTTTGATAAACAACGCGAAACAAAATTTTATAAGCAAAGCGGAGACCGCCGGACCGTTCGTCAATCTGTTTTTAAACAAGAAAAAAGTCTATTCGCTGGCCGCGGCGCAACCGGCCAAATTTAAAGAAAAATTCGGCCAAAGCGACGCCAACGCCGGCAAGGCCGTATTGCTAGACTATTCCGGCCCCAACATCGCCAAGCCGATAGGGGTGGGGCATTTGCGTTCCACTGTCATCGGCCAGGCGCTGGCTAATATTTACAAAGCGACAGGCTGTTCAGTGATAAAGGACAACCATTTAGGCGATTGGGGCACGCAGTTCGGCAAACTTGTTTACGCGTACAAAAAATGGGGCGACAAAAAGAAAATAGCCCAAGACCCGATCCGCGAGCTCAACAATCTTTACGTAAAGTTCCATGAAGAGGCGGAAAAAAATCCAAAATTGGAAGACGAAGCCCGCGCTATATTCAAAAAAATGGAAGAGGGCGACGAAAAGCTGCTGCGGCTCTGGAAAAAATTCAGAAAAATAAGCCTTGCCGAATTTAAAAAAGTTTACAAGAAGCTCGGCGTAAGCTTTGACACTTACATCGGCGAAAGTTATTTCGCCAAAGAAACGGATAAAATAATTGAAGAATGTCTGGACAAAAAACTGGCCAAAATTGATTCTGAAACCAAGGCGGTCGCGGTTGAAGGATTGGATGGCCTGCCATCGTTTTTGCTGCGCAAAAAAGACGATTCCGGCTTGTATATTACCAGGGATTTGGCCACTTTGATTTTTAGGATGGAAGTTTTTGAGCCGGATGAAATTTTGTATGTGGTCGGCGAAGAGCAGTCCTTGCACTTCAAACAGCTTTTCGCGCTGGCAAAAACGCTCGGATACACAGACGGCGCCAAAGCCAAACACATCGGCTTTGGTTTGGTTTTGTCCGGCGGCGAAAAAATGTCCACCCGCAAAGGCACTTTGATAGAGCTGGAGGAGTTGATGAAGCAATCGGTTGAAAAGTCAAAAGAAATTTTGCGGCAAAAAAACAGAGAATTGAGCGAAAAGGAAATTGAGGAAATTTCGGAGATTGTCGGAGTGGGAGCAGTAATCTACAACGACCTGCGGCAATCGCGCCAGAATAACATTTCTTTTGATTGGGAAAGAATGCTTGATTTTGAGGGCGGCAGCGCCGCTTATCTGCAATACACTTACGCTCGGATAAATTCAATCATTAGAAAAGTAGGATATCCAGACCATCAAGGCGACGCCTTGATGTCAAAGCGTCGCCTTGATGGTAAAATTTCCAATCCGGTCTTTGAGAAGGACAGCGAGTTCGCGCTGGCCAAAAAGATGATGTTTTTCCCGCGGGTGATTTTAAGCGCGCAAAAGCGCGACGCGCCGCATCTTATCGCCGTTTATCTGGAAGAGCTGGCGCAATTGTTCAATCATTTCTACAACGAAGTCTCCATAATCGGCACGGAGAACGCTAAACTGCGCGCGTCCAGGATAACGCTGGTAAAATCAGTGGCCGCCGTCATAAAAAACGGCCTGGCTTTGCTCAATATAAAAACCGCAGAAAGAATTTGA
- the aspS gene encoding aspartate--tRNA ligase produces the protein MERIYIKELKNKIGEEVKIAGWVDIRRDHGKLIFIDLRDVSGKVQMVALPNHKEAHEAASKLRSEWVIEVVGKVNKRPEKMVNKNEELGEVEVEILDVNILNEAVTPVFEINNDGHEVNEETRLTNRYLDLRRNRLQKNLRMRHEVIKFFRNYLSDKNFIEIETPLLTKSTPEGARDFVVPSRLYNGKFYALPQSPQQYKQLLMSAGMEKYFQIAKCLRDEDTRGDRQPEFTQLDLEMSFVAKKDVMNLIEEMLISTIKELYPQKKIQQIPFPVLSYKEAMGKYNSDKPDLREDKNNPDLLAFCWVIDFPFFEKTDKGGWTFTHNPFSAPKPEHMEMLMEKKNIGEILTTQYDIALNGFEAGGGSIRNHKTEALEKVFEIMGFEKEKIWQDFGHMLKAFSSGTPPHGGIALGLDRLMMILQNEPNIREVIAFPKTGDARDPMMDSPSEIGKEQLLELGIQIKKLNK, from the coding sequence ATGGAACGAATATACATAAAAGAGCTCAAAAATAAAATCGGCGAGGAGGTAAAAATCGCCGGGTGGGTGGATATCCGCCGCGACCACGGCAAGCTTATTTTCATTGACCTGCGCGACGTGTCCGGCAAAGTCCAAATGGTGGCCTTGCCTAATCATAAAGAGGCGCACGAGGCGGCCAGCAAACTTCGTTCGGAGTGGGTGATTGAGGTTGTAGGCAAAGTAAACAAGCGGCCAGAAAAAATGGTGAACAAAAACGAAGAACTGGGCGAAGTGGAGGTGGAGATTTTGGATGTAAATATTTTAAACGAAGCTGTCACTCCCGTTTTTGAAATAAACAATGATGGACACGAAGTGAATGAAGAAACAAGGTTAACAAACAGGTATCTTGATTTAAGAAGAAACCGTCTGCAGAAAAATTTAAGAATGCGGCACGAGGTCATCAAATTTTTCAGGAATTACTTGTCGGACAAAAATTTTATTGAAATAGAAACGCCGCTCCTTACCAAATCCACGCCGGAAGGGGCGAGAGATTTTGTCGTGCCGTCCCGATTATATAACGGGAAATTTTATGCTTTGCCTCAATCGCCCCAACAATACAAACAGCTTTTAATGTCAGCGGGGATGGAAAAATATTTTCAAATTGCCAAGTGTTTGCGAGATGAAGACACAAGAGGAGACAGACAGCCGGAGTTCACTCAACTTGATTTGGAAATGAGTTTTGTCGCGAAGAAAGATGTAATGAATCTGATAGAGGAAATGCTTATATCGACAATTAAAGAGTTGTACCCGCAAAAGAAAATTCAGCAAATTCCTTTTCCTGTTCTTTCTTACAAAGAAGCGATGGGCAAATACAATTCAGACAAGCCTGATTTAAGAGAAGATAAAAACAATCCGGATTTGCTGGCGTTTTGCTGGGTTATTGATTTTCCGTTTTTTGAAAAAACCGACAAGGGTGGCTGGACATTCACTCACAATCCTTTTTCGGCGCCCAAACCAGAACATATGGAAATGCTGATGGAGAAAAAAAATATCGGAGAAATTTTGACTACTCAGTACGACATTGCCCTAAACGGATTTGAAGCGGGAGGGGGGAGCATCAGAAATCACAAGACGGAAGCTTTGGAAAAAGTTTTTGAGATAATGGGTTTTGAAAAAGAAAAAATTTGGCAGGATTTCGGCCATATGTTGAAAGCTTTTTCTTCCGGCACGCCTCCGCACGGCGGAATCGCTTTAGGATTGGACAGACTGATGATGATTTTACAAAACGAACCGAACATCCGCGAAGTTATCGCTTTCCCCAAGACCGGCGACGCCCGCGATCCGATGATGGACAGTCCAAGTGAAATAGGAAAAGAGCAATTGTTAGAACTCGGAATACAAATCAAAAAACTTAACAAATAA
- a CDS encoding virulence protein RhuM/Fic/DOC family protein, translated as MKKDDFKKGEIIIYKTSKNEVELKVHFEEETVWLRQNEIADLFGKDRSVIAKHIKAIFKDQEVDKKSNVHFLHIANSDKPVMFYDLDVILAVGYRTNSARAIHFRKWATNVLKQYLVKGYAVNEKRLLEAQEKFQELQTAISFLQEKSKKEMLSGQEGEILNLLSNYAKTLTILEQYDKGELKELKRGKTKFILTYEHCLKIIKELRKELMTKKEAGDLFGSERDGSFEGIVRGLYQTFSGKELYPSIEDKASHLLYFVIKDHPFSDGNKRSAAFLFVYFLDKVNYLFKKSGERKINDNALVALSLLIAESQPKEKETMIRKQ; from the coding sequence ATGAAAAAAGATGATTTCAAAAAAGGGGAGATAATAATTTATAAAACTTCAAAAAATGAGGTTGAATTGAAAGTGCATTTTGAAGAAGAAACAGTTTGGCTCAGGCAGAATGAGATTGCCGATTTGTTTGGAAAAGACAGGTCGGTTATAGCCAAACATATCAAAGCTATTTTTAAAGATCAAGAAGTGGACAAAAAAAGCAATGTGCATTTTTTGCACATTGCAAATTCTGACAAGCCGGTGATGTTTTACGACTTAGATGTTATTTTAGCCGTTGGTTACAGAACAAATTCCGCTCGCGCAATCCATTTTAGAAAATGGGCGACAAATGTTTTAAAACAATATCTAGTTAAAGGCTATGCCGTAAATGAGAAAAGGTTATTGGAAGCGCAAGAAAAATTTCAAGAACTGCAAACTGCTATTTCTTTTTTGCAAGAGAAATCCAAAAAAGAAATGTTAAGCGGGCAGGAAGGCGAAATCTTAAACTTGTTGTCCAATTACGCCAAAACGCTGACAATTCTTGAACAATATGACAAAGGAGAGCTGAAAGAATTAAAAAGAGGGAAAACAAAATTTATTCTCACTTATGAACATTGTCTGAAAATAATAAAGGAATTGAGAAAAGAATTGATGACCAAAAAAGAAGCGGGGGATTTGTTTGGGAGCGAGAGAGATGGAAGTTTTGAAGGAATAGTTCGAGGGCTTTATCAAACATTCAGCGGAAAAGAATTATACCCATCAATAGAAGACAAGGCTTCGCATCTTCTTTATTTTGTGATTAAAGATCATCCGTTTTCTGATGGAAATAAACGTTCCGCCGCCTTTTTGTTTGTTTATTTTTTAGACAAAGTAAACTATCTCTTCAAAAAATCCGGCGAGAGAAAAATAAACGACAACGCCCTTGTGGCGTTGTCGCTTCTTATTGCCGAAAGCCAACCGAAAGAAAAGGAAACAATGATAAGGAAACAATGA
- a CDS encoding DNA recombination protein RmuC, protein MPEIFTIILVLIGAVAVLAVVFWLMMKKMLAGREAAGPEKNEGLMLMQNQLRELREALHRTNLDIRNTLDTRIGESTKAMQSQIGHSAKIISEVTEKLTKLDETNKQVVGFAGQLQNLQNILTNPKQRGVLGEYYLETVLKNVLPPGSYQMQYGFKDGIIVDAAVFVKDKIIPIDSKFSLENYNRIVQETNAAEREKLEKTFKQDLKNRIDETSKYIRPNEGTTDFAFMFIPSEGIFYDLLINQVGAVKTSTVDLIEYAFKQKKVIITSPTTFLAYLQTVLQGLKALQIEESAKEIRKRVEDLSRHLGAYEEYMKKLGANLATTVNTYNSSYKELNKIDKDVLRITGAAIGVEPQVLDKPEEILF, encoded by the coding sequence ATGCCGGAAATTTTTACGATAATTTTGGTTTTAATCGGCGCGGTGGCTGTTTTGGCCGTCGTTTTTTGGCTGATGATGAAGAAAATGCTGGCGGGCAGGGAAGCGGCCGGGCCGGAAAAAAACGAAGGGTTAATGCTGATGCAAAACCAGCTCAGAGAATTAAGAGAGGCGCTGCACCGGACGAATTTGGACATCAGAAACACATTAGACACAAGAATAGGGGAGTCCACCAAAGCGATGCAGTCGCAGATCGGCCACTCCGCCAAAATTATTTCCGAAGTGACGGAAAAGCTCACCAAGTTGGACGAAACAAACAAGCAAGTCGTCGGCTTCGCCGGCCAGTTGCAAAATCTGCAGAATATTTTAACCAACCCCAAGCAAAGAGGAGTGTTGGGGGAATATTATCTGGAAACAGTGCTGAAAAACGTTCTGCCGCCCGGGAGCTACCAGATGCAATACGGTTTTAAAGACGGCATCATCGTGGACGCGGCGGTATTCGTCAAAGACAAAATAATCCCGATAGATTCCAAATTCTCGCTGGAAAACTATAACCGCATAGTGCAGGAAACAAACGCGGCTGAGCGAGAGAAGCTGGAAAAAACCTTCAAGCAGGATTTGAAAAACAGGATTGACGAAACATCAAAATACATCCGACCCAACGAAGGCACCACCGACTTCGCTTTTATGTTCATTCCCTCAGAAGGGATTTTTTACGACCTGCTTATAAACCAGGTCGGCGCCGTCAAAACCTCCACCGTTGACCTCATAGAATACGCCTTCAAACAGAAGAAAGTCATCATCACCTCGCCCACGACTTTCTTGGCTTATCTGCAGACGGTTTTGCAGGGGCTGAAGGCTTTGCAGATAGAAGAATCGGCCAAGGAGATAAGAAAGAGGGTGGAGGATTTGTCGCGCCACCTCGGCGCCTACGAAGAGTACATGAAGAAGCTCGGCGCCAATCTGGCCACCACCGTAAACACCTACAACAGCTCGTACAAAGAATTAAACAAGATAGACAAAGACGTTTTGCGTATAACCGGCGCGGCTATCGGCGTGGAGCCGCAGGTTTTGGATAAGCCGGAGGAAATTTTATTTTGA
- the rplU gene encoding 50S ribosomal protein L21 encodes MNDKLAVIQTGGKQYLVKAGQKIKVEKLNDADAQEGATVNFDKVLLVAEGDNIKVGKPQVAGSSVSAKVLRNGRADKITILKYKSKTRSRKKAGHRQPFTEVQIEEIK; translated from the coding sequence ATGAACGACAAACTAGCGGTAATCCAGACCGGCGGAAAGCAGTACTTGGTTAAAGCCGGCCAAAAAATAAAGGTGGAAAAATTAAACGACGCAGACGCACAGGAAGGCGCCACTGTTAATTTTGACAAAGTGTTGCTTGTTGCCGAAGGAGATAACATCAAAGTGGGCAAACCCCAGGTTGCCGGATCTTCCGTTTCCGCCAAGGTGCTGAGAAACGGCCGGGCCGACAAAATCACGATTTTAAAATACAAATCCAAAACTCGATCCCGCAAGAAAGCCGGCCATCGCCAGCCGTTTACGGAAGTCCAAATAGAAGAGATAAAGTAA